From Argopecten irradians isolate NY chromosome 2, Ai_NY, whole genome shotgun sequence, the proteins below share one genomic window:
- the LOC138314543 gene encoding LOW QUALITY PROTEIN: enolase-phosphatase E1-like (The sequence of the model RefSeq protein was modified relative to this genomic sequence to represent the inferred CDS: deleted 2 bases in 1 codon), giving the protein MLTNDVSSDIEKIIKTQPVVVSPPGDDYVGRGELPGKLSAFEKLIRHAISRFSMDRVYDLLRIVTTELRTQTAAQEAAAAAAALAEAAATKEEDEETTDHHGNDSEKGKADGSENEDGSEGASEKDVDNKSVKSDKSNKSSDRASVKSSKSSDSSNEKTEHVSSKAKQVTKTVNITSLKQVREIIKGLEVIEAGGGKLTDRQIVALRHYATFAKDVAYLRESKTYFYDNVYQSLLQDFYDPNEPTESQSSDSPTDNDKNNTSTDSSTVAGTRKNKKVKNSNRLPKTNQRKPEATKENERKRIQNVVSELEETMSKWTGLLEEDDQKLEYFDQDSHHEVVHYLHCAPFELVFRVVPDVFIKCYRALDLSREWIKIAERIYKGRLPLRRKITQDEDVTAPADAEEQKEDTREMEEAERKMREATTKTYNNHMAKIKARIVNVTELLQSHDNQMTELTKEMQTLKAREDRVDKLNANFEKADSKLQTAQKEFSKYLNERQKTIDEIAGIPPGSLQHSELSKRAETLDKELTKRQIELGLLEYQKSVVQEDFLLELELRPNFIHFVGDVEGKIADIKTDAKQKKTEKEKLEKQLTSMMSNTDKVKAVMAEYLGREPNDADMEIAVRLAGAGEVDDQDGEEEESKKNGEISDDDETDYWQKETKNYDSDGSVGLESDQSFVSVSDDVDLTEFLPSNVVFGEVSSADRKMAGKARGYKGTPKRKTLVPQSSQQFSDAMRVLSPNNNSSSQRVYSGPKKLKPHSKVYKQMHGTNYRPS; this is encoded by the exons ATGCTCACCAATGACGTATCAAGTGATATAGAGAAGATCATTAAG aCACAACCGGTAGTGGTTAGTCCGCCAGGAGACGATTATGTTGGTCGTGGAGAACTTCCAGGGAAACTCTCGGCCTTCGAGAAACTTATCCGTCATGCCATCTCCAGGTTTTCTATGGATCGTGTCTATGACCTACTCCGAATAGTGACGACGGAATTACGAACTCAAACAGCAGCACAAGAGGCGGCAGCTGCTGCGGCTGCGCTAGCGGAGGCTGCCGCAACAAAAGAAGAGGATGAAGAAACAACAGATCATCATGGAAATGACTCGGAGAAAGGCAAAGCGGACGGAAGTGAAAATGAAGATGGAAGCGAAGGTGCTTCAGAAAAGGACGTCGATAATAAAAGCGTAAAAAGTGACAAGTCAAATAAAAGTTCAGACCGTGCCTCCGTGAAGTCGTCAAAAAGTAGTGATAGCTCTAACGAGAAAACTGAGCATGTTTCTTCCAAAGCCAAACAAGTAACTAAAACTGTGAACATTACTTCTCTTAAACAGGTTCGTGAGATCATTAAAGGACTAGAAGTGATTGAGGCAGGAGGTGGA AAACTGACGGATAGGCAAATTGTGGCTTTGCGGCACTATGCAACGTTTGCAAAGGATGTGGCATATTTACGTGAGTCAAAGACTTACTTCTATGATAACGTTTACCAATCTCTACTCCAAGACTTCTATGATCCAAATGAACCGACCGAATCACAGAGTAGTGACAGCCCAACAGACAACGACAAAAACAATACATCCACGGATTCTTCTACTGTGGCAGGAACacggaaaaataaaaaagtgaaaaattcCAATCGTCTTCCAAAAACTAATCAAAGGAAACCAGAGGCTACGAAAGAAAATGAGAGGAAACGAATACAAAACGTTGTTAGTGAGTTGGAAGAAACAATGTCTAAATGGACAGGACTATTGGAGGAAGATGATCAGAAATTAGAATATTTTGACCAGGACAGTCACCATGAGGTCGTACATTATTTACATTGTGCTCCATTCGAACTTGTGTTCCGAGTTGTTCCCGATGtgtttataaaatgttatcGAGCACTCGATTTGTCCAGAGAATGGATCAAAATTGCAGAAAGGATTTACAAAGGCAGACTTCCTCTTCGTCGCAAGATAACTCAAGACGAAGATGTAACAGCACCTGCTGATGCGGAAGAACAGAAAGAAGACACCCGAGAAATGGAGGAAGCCGAACGAAAAATGAGGGAGGCTACCACAAAAACTTATAACAACCACATGGCAAAAATAAAGGCAAGGATTGTCAatgttacagagttacttcAATCCCACGACAATCAAATGACAGAACTGACCAAGGAAATGCAGACATTGAAGGCTAGGGAAGATAGGGTTGATAAACTCAATGCAAACTTCGAAAAAGCTGATAGTAAACTTCAAACTGCACAGAAGGAGTTCTCAAAATATCTCAACGAAAGACAGAAGACAATTGATGAAATTGCGGGAATACCACCTGGTAGCTTGCAGCATTCAGAACTGTCTAAAAGGGCAGAAACACTTGATAAGGAACTTACTAAACGACAAATCGAACTAGGTTTGTTAGAATATCAGAAATCTGTTGTTCAGGAAGATTTTCTATTAGAGCTAGAATTGAGGccaaattttattcattttgtcGGTGATGTCGAGGGGAAAATCGCAGACATTAAGACAGATGCCAAACAGAAGAAGACTGAGAAAGAAAAACTTGAGAAGCAGTTAACATCGATGATGTCTAACACAGATAAGGTTAAGGCCGTCATGGCTGAATATCTTGGCCGTGAACCAAACGACGCGGACATGGAGATTGCCGTACGACTAGCGGGTGCAGGAGAAGTAGACGATCAAGACGGTGAAGAAGAAGAATCTAAGAAAAACGGCGAAATATCGGATGATGATGAAACCGATTACTGGCAGAAAGAAACAAAGAATTACGATTCCGATGGAAGTGTGGGGTTAGAATCCGATCAAAGTTTCGTTTCAGTGTCGGATGATGTAGATCTCACTGAATTTCTTCCGTCAAATGTTGTATTCGGTGAAGTATCGTCTGCTGAcagaaaaatggcgggaaaggCAAGGGGTTATAAAGGTACACCTAAAAGGAAGACATTGGTTCCGCAATCATCACAGCAGTTTTCAGATGCGATGCGTGTGCTATCCCCAAACAATAACTCATCGTCTCAACGAGTTTATTCTGGGCCGAAGAAACTAAAGCCACATTCTAAGGTATACAAACAGATGCACGGCACAAATTATAGACCATCATGA
- the LOC138314545 gene encoding dynein regulatory complex subunit 4-like, producing the protein MYNSYVNTIRAGDGVNVNMSVTNEGATAGIEERLMRSVKAEIQQSEERTERKFKIELIELRSRVDTLSTECEDLKEQLQQKEREAEKREQDIRILQEELNRKTAELEIQKRREEKLISAMKNMIPSFQEAMDVCDELSDVRDLIGEPIHEDNQRSAQVPKT; encoded by the exons ATGTATAATAGTTACGTAAACACGATCAGAGCag GTGATGGCGTTAACGTTAATAtgagtgtaacaaat GAAGGTGCAACGGCTGGAATAGAGGAAAGATTGATGCGGTCAGTTAAAGCAGAGATACAGCAATCAGAAGAACGGACAGAGAGAAAATTCAAAATAGAACTAATTGAATTACGTTCGAGGGTTGATACACTTTCGACCGAATGTGAAGACCTAAAAGAACAATTACAACAGAAAGAAAGAGAAGCTGAAAAAAGGGAGCAAGATATAAGAATTCTACAGGAAGAGCTGAATCGAAAGACGGCCGAATTAGAAATTCAAAAACGCAGGGAAGAGAAACTAATTTCAGCGATGAAAAACATGATTCCATCCTTTCAAGAGGCAATGGATGTTTGTGACGAACTTTCAGATGTTAGAGATTTGATTGGTGAGCCAATACATGAGGATAATCAAAGAAGTGCCCAAGTGCCAAAAACTTAG